The Limnospira fusiformis SAG 85.79 genomic interval TCTACGGGTTGCTGTTGTCGGATCTGGTCCTGCGGGTTCATCCGCAGCCGAAACGCTAGTAAAAGCTGGAATTGAAACCTATTTATTCGAGCGCAAACTGGATAACGCCAAACCCTGTGGTGGTGCTATTCCTCTGTGTATGGTAAGTGAATTCGACCTGCCACCCGAAATCATTGATCGGCGGGTCAGAAAAATGAAAATGATTTCCCCCTCTAACCGTGAGGTGGATATCAATTTAGAAAATGAAAACGAATATATCGGAATGTGTCGTCGGGAGGTCCTCGACGGTTTCATGCGTGACCGTGCTGCTTCGTTGGGTGCTAACCTAATCAACGGTACTGTTCACAAATTAGAAATCCCCGCCAGCAGTGGCGAACCTTACACGATCCACTACAATGATCATTCTAGTGGTGATGCGGTAGGAACTGCCAAAACCCTGAAAGTAGATCTCGTCATTGGTGCTGATGGAGCTAACTCCCGTGTAGCCAAGGCTATTGACGCTGGGGATTATAATTATGCGATCGCCTTCCAAGAGCGGATTCGCATCCCGGCTGATAAAATGGCTTATTACGAAGATCGGGCGGAAATGTATGTAGGGAATGATGTTTCCCCGGACTTTTACGCTTGGGTGTTCCCGAAATATGATCACGTGGCGGTAGGAACCGGAACCATGAAGGTTAACCAAGCCATGATCAAAAAGCTGCAAGCTGGAATCCGTGCCCGCGCAGCCCATCGGATTGAAGGTGGTAAAATCATTAAAGTGGAAGCTCACCCAATTCCAGAACATCCCCGTCCTCGTCGGGTTGTGGGAAGGGTAGCCCTGGTGGGAGATGCAGCCGGAACCGTAACTAAGTCTTCTGGTGAAGGTATCTATTTTGCGGCTAAGTCTGGTCGTATGTGTGCTGAAACCATTGTGGAAACTTCCAACGCCGGTCAGCGTATCCCCACTGAAGATGATTTGAAACTGTATCTGAAACGCTGGGATAAACAGTATGGCATGACCTACCTAGTGCTGGATGTCCTGCAACGGGTATTCTACCGTTCTGATGCAAGTCGGGAAGCATTTGTAGAAATGTGTTCTGATCTCGATGTACAACGGATGACGTTTGACAGCTATCTGTATAAGACAGTTGTTCCGGCTAACCCGTTAGTACAAATGAAGATCACAGCCAAAACTGTGGGTAGTCTGCTACGCGGTCACGCCCTAGCGCCCTAGCGCCCTAACCTAGTTTAACCGAAAGTTACCGCCCCGCTCTCATCTCAAGAGACGGGGCTATCTTTTAGTTAAATATCTGACCAGCTATGGGCGGGTCAGGGGGGGTTATAAAGAATCTGTAATATAAAGGCGATCGCAGAACCCGCGGCTATTAGGTTATTGGTGAAAAATCAATGAAATCTAACAGGTGATGAGCTAATTGTAACTTAGTGCATCCGCTGATGTTCTGTTTTCTGCCATGGCGCGCGAGTAAGATAGCTTGGTTGGTGTCGCTACCAAAACCCGCCCCAGGTTGGTCAATGGGGTTAGCAACGATCGCATCTAAGTTTTTGCGCTGCAATTTTTCCCAAGCGGGGGCTAAAATATCTCCAGTTTGCGCCGCAAAGCCAACTAACTGCTGGTCGGGGCGTTTTTTTTGTGCCAATTGAGCGACAATATCGGGTACTGTTTCCAAGTCTAGTTGTTGAGGAAGCGATCGCTTAGGTAACTTTTCCGGGTGATAAGCCGTAGGTCGGACATCAGCGACCGCCGCCGCCATAATAGTCAGGTTGGCTGCGGGAAATAATGATAACATTGCCTCGGACATTTGCTGGGCGGTAGTCACACTAACTAAGGTAACCTCTGATAGAGTCTCCACCATCTCCAGATTATTCATGGGACCATGTACCATTGTCACCCGTGCGCCTCGGTGGACTGCGGCTTGAGCGATCGCTATTCCCATTTTACCAGTAGCGGGATTACCAATAAACCGCACCGGGTCTAAATGTTCGCGAGTTCCCCCGGCGGAAATGAGGACTTGTTTATTAGCGAGATCTCGATTTCCTTGGGTATGGAGTAGGGAATAAATATGGGCTAATATTTGTTGAGGTTCTGCCATACGTCCGGCTGCTGACACCTCAACTGATTGGCTGTCGGTATTATTAGGGGTATCGCAGGCGAGAATACCAGGAATGGGAGTAATGCTGTGAAAGCGACTATCTGTTAAAAGTAGTTGCCAATTTCGCGCCACCGCTGGCTGTTTCCACATTTCCCGGTTCATAGCTGGAACCAACAAAATCGGACAGGTGGAAGCCAAAACCGTATTAGTGAGCAAGTTATCCGCCATTCCGGTGGCTAGTTTACTGAGGGTATTGGCGGTTAGGGGTGCAATGACGAAAATATCAGCCCATTGTGCCAACTGAATATGAAGGGGGCGACCGTGGGTAGGCTGCCAAAAGTCGCGATCGCTATAACTGCGATCGCGCGATAAAGTAGCTAAAGTTAGGGGGGTAATAAATTGTTGAGCCGAGTCCGTGACGATAGTACGAACTTCCGCCCCCGATTTTGCCAAAGTGGAAACCACCTCACAAATTTTGTAGGCGGCTATTCCACCAGTTACCCCAATTAAAATACGTCGCCGGTCGGACATAAAAGCTAATAGCTGTATTAGTGATATTTGGTAGGCGCAGAAACCGGGTTTCTCACTAACCGATTTTTCCAGAAACCCGGTTTCTATATACTCCCACCCTGGGGAAATTGTGGTTTTGGGGTATCCTAGAATTCTTTAGGCTTCGTCATAGGCTTCTAAATCCAATAAGTGAATATAAGGTTCAACCAATTCTGGACGCTGGAAAGCGATCGCTCTGAGTAAATGCCAATCCTGCAATCCCTCAAATGCGTTGCTGTAATTATCCACTTCCAAGCGGGAAGCTAACTGAGCCACATCATCTGCTGTCAATGCGGAAATCTTGGGCGAAGATTGAGTCAACATTTCCATCTCGCAATACCTGATACATTTACGCGACATTTTTCCGGTTGTTCCCGGACAATGCGACGATAGCACTATTACCCGTTAAGATAACAGAGGCGGTATCCCGCACAGCTTTTAGAAAGATTCCAAAAGCACCGTTTCAGTCCCGTGGTAGAGTGAACCCGCACTCAGGACATCGGAACACTTTTGAGCCACCTAGCTGGGAATGGACATGACCACAGTGAGTACAGGTTTTGCTGGTGTATTCTTCGGTCACATCTACAACTGTGGTTCCAGTTATTTCCGCTTGATGTCTCAGGGTTAGTTTGAATCGATAATGCGCTCATTTCAGCATGGCGCGGGCAGTCTTAGACCTGATTAGACGCTTCACCTTGGCAACCATATTGGAAGTCTCGAAGGTGGGCAAAAAAATCCGGCTGTGTTATGGGATGGCCAGGGATGCGACCCAATCAACCAAGGGGTTGAAGTCCTCACCGGGTAGTTATTTAGCCCATTTCAGCTATATTTCATACCCGAAGGTCTCGCACCATACTTAGTATTATACCGTATTGCCGTAAAATGTTAACCTAATTTGAGATTAAATCATGCTCTCTTTTATATTAAAGGGTTAATGGTTGTTAGGCAGGGTTTTGATCACAAAACTTTGTATTAACCCCAAAATATCGGGACAAATCTCGTGACCCATGTTGTACTCATGATATTCCACCGTTGCCCCTAATTTCTGGAAACTGTCCCGCGCCTGGTGAGCCGCTCCGAGGGGGACGACCATATCTTGTTTACCGTGAGCCATTAAAATCGGCGGTAGGGGGGTCTGTTGGGGTTCTGGTTTAAAGTGTAAGTAGCCACTGAGTACAATCAGACCAGCGAAACCCATTGTCCGTCCGACATCAAAAGTCATGGCTCCCCCCTGGGAAAAACCGCCTAAAATCGTGCGCTGTGGTGGTATTCCAGTAGTTTGGGCGATCGCGTTTAACCAATCAATTAGTTTTTCCCGGCTTTCCTCAATTCCCTCATATTCCTGAGTTTCTAAGGCGTACCAAGCGCGACCCCCCGGAACTTGTGGGTGAGGAAAGGGAGCTTCTGGGAACTCAAACCAATAATTCGGTAATCTCAACATGGGAGCCAAAAAGGTCAGATCCTCACAATTCGCACCCCAACCATGCAGGAATATGATTAAACCTTCGGGATTTTCCGGGTTTTCTGATTTGACTGTATATGAGTGTAACGACATATTTAATTCTGACCTGTTGGTTTACTTATCGCTATCCTACATGACTTATAAAAAACACTCAAGCCATGGGGATATTTATCACTTAAATAATATCTGATATAGCCAGATATTTCCAGGCATAGCCGGGCGAGCTATATAGTCTACATCCATTGACAATTTAAAAAGTATGTGGTAAATTTCCAGGCAGTCCTAAATTACTGATAAACATAGTGGCAGTTTAACCCCGCAGTGCCAAAATCTGGCATTGGTTGCTAATCATTGATTATCTCTACCATGATGATACACCTATTTTAATTGTCAATATGTCGAATACAGAAGTTATTAATACCGCCAAAGTCGAGTCAGCCGAAAATCAGATTAGGGAAAACCAAAAGCGGATTGACTACAATACCCTTGAATATCCCATTGAGGTATTAGTGGATAAATATTTAACTGGAATTGATGAGGACACCAACGAAATATTTATACCTGACTACCAAAGAGAAATGGCTTGGGATGAGCAGCATCAGTCCAAATTTATTGAATCGATTTTTCTGGGTCTTCCAATTCCCTATATTTTCGTCGCTGATGTTTCCAAAGAAGAAGATGATCAAGATTACTCACGGTTAGAAATTATAGATGGAACCCAGAGAATACGAACCTTAGCTAGATTTATCCATAATCAACTTAAACTTTGTGAACTCCAAAAGTTAACCGCATTAAACGGGTTTCATTTTCGATATTTGTCTCCATCTCGTCAGCGACGATTTCTTAGAAATACTATTCGATTAATTAAATTAACTGAAGATG includes:
- a CDS encoding alpha/beta hydrolase, translated to MSLHSYTVKSENPENPEGLIIFLHGWGANCEDLTFLAPMLRLPNYWFEFPEAPFPHPQVPGGRAWYALETQEYEGIEESREKLIDWLNAIAQTTGIPPQRTILGGFSQGGAMTFDVGRTMGFAGLIVLSGYLHFKPEPQQTPLPPILMAHGKQDMVVPLGAAHQARDSFQKLGATVEYHEYNMGHEICPDILGLIQSFVIKTLPNNH
- the coaBC gene encoding bifunctional phosphopantothenoylcysteine decarboxylase/phosphopantothenate--cysteine ligase CoaBC encodes the protein MSDRRRILIGVTGGIAAYKICEVVSTLAKSGAEVRTIVTDSAQQFITPLTLATLSRDRSYSDRDFWQPTHGRPLHIQLAQWADIFVIAPLTANTLSKLATGMADNLLTNTVLASTCPILLVPAMNREMWKQPAVARNWQLLLTDSRFHSITPIPGILACDTPNNTDSQSVEVSAAGRMAEPQQILAHIYSLLHTQGNRDLANKQVLISAGGTREHLDPVRFIGNPATGKMGIAIAQAAVHRGARVTMVHGPMNNLEMVETLSEVTLVSVTTAQQMSEAMLSLFPAANLTIMAAAVADVRPTAYHPEKLPKRSLPQQLDLETVPDIVAQLAQKKRPDQQLVGFAAQTGDILAPAWEKLQRKNLDAIVANPIDQPGAGFGSDTNQAILLARHGRKQNISGCTKLQLAHHLLDFIDFSPIT
- the chlP gene encoding geranylgeranyl reductase, which encodes MTLRVAVVGSGPAGSSAAETLVKAGIETYLFERKLDNAKPCGGAIPLCMVSEFDLPPEIIDRRVRKMKMISPSNREVDINLENENEYIGMCRREVLDGFMRDRAASLGANLINGTVHKLEIPASSGEPYTIHYNDHSSGDAVGTAKTLKVDLVIGADGANSRVAKAIDAGDYNYAIAFQERIRIPADKMAYYEDRAEMYVGNDVSPDFYAWVFPKYDHVAVGTGTMKVNQAMIKKLQAGIRARAAHRIEGGKIIKVEAHPIPEHPRPRRVVGRVALVGDAAGTVTKSSGEGIYFAAKSGRMCAETIVETSNAGQRIPTEDDLKLYLKRWDKQYGMTYLVLDVLQRVFYRSDASREAFVEMCSDLDVQRMTFDSYLYKTVVPANPLVQMKITAKTVGSLLRGHALAP
- the isiD gene encoding protein IsiD, with product MEMLTQSSPKISALTADDVAQLASRLEVDNYSNAFEGLQDWHLLRAIAFQRPELVEPYIHLLDLEAYDEA